CGGTGGCCAGACCGTCCAGGCCGTCGGTGAGGTTGACACCGTTCGTCGCAGCCATCACCACGAAGATGAAGATGATCACCGCGCCGACCTTGCTGACCTGCAGGGCGTCGATGTCCCGGATGAAGCTCAGCGTGGTGCTGCCCACCGTCTCGGTGTTGGTCGCCCTGCCCGTCGCGTCGGTCATCGTGCTCGGGAAGTAGAGGGCGACCACGCCGAAGACCGCGCCGACCAGGATCTGACCGAGCAGCTTGCCGCGCTTGTTCAGACCGGCGCTGTTGCGCTTGCGCACCTTGAGGAAGTCGTCGATGAAGCCGACCGCGCCGGAGAAGACCATCAGCCCCAGCAGGACCAGCGCGGTGATGGTCGGCTCGACCTGGGCGATCTGCAGGTCCGGCAGGGTGGTCAGGGCCAGGTGCCCGGCCACGTACGCGATCACCGTGGCCAGGATGAAGACCACGCCACCCATCGTGGGCGTGCCCTTCTTGCCCTGGTGCATGGCGGGGCCGTCGGACCGGATCGGCTGACCGGCCTTCAGCCGGGTGAACACCTTGATCGCGATCGGGGTGCAGAAGAGCGAGACGAGGAAGGCCACCCCGATGGCGACGATGACCGCCCTCATCGGGTCGGCTCCCCGTCGGCGTCGGCGCGCAGGGCGTCGGCCACCTCCCAGGTCCGATACCGGGAGCCCTTGACCAGGACGACGTCACCCGGTCGTAGTTCGCCCCGCAGCACCTCGACGGCCGCCGCCTGATCGGTGAGCAACACCGACTCTCCTCCCCAGTTCGCTACCGCTGTCGCGCCTTCGTGGATCGGCGCGGCCGGCTCGCCCACCACGAGCAGCCGGTCGACACCCAGCTCGGCCACGAGCTGGCCGACCTCGGCATGGCCGTCGTACTCGAACGGGCCCAGCTCGGCCATGTATCCGAGCACCGCGACGGTACGCCGTCCCTGACCGATGCTGGCCAGCGCCCGCACCGCGACCGCCATCGAGGCCGGGTTGGCGTTGTACGAGTCGTCGATGACGGTCACCCCGTCCGGACGGTCGAAGACGTCCATCCGACGGGTCGAGACCAGCCCCAGCTCGCCGAGGGCCGCGGCCAGGTCGGCCAGCGGCATGCCCAGCTCCCGGGCCACCGCCGCCGCGGCGAGCGTGTTCCCGACCTGGTGCCGACCGGTCAGCCCGAGCCGCACCGAAACGCGGCCCTCCGGGGTGACCAGGGTGTACGACGGGTGCCCCCGCTCGTCCAGCGTGACGTCCTCGGCGCGCACGTCGGCGTCCGGGGCCTCGCCGTAACGGACCACCCGGGCCCCGGTGCGGCTCGCCATCGCGTCCACCCGGGGGTCGTCGGCGTTCAGCACCGCCAGCCCGTCCGACGGCAGGGCCTCGACCAGCTCGCCCTTGGCCAGGGCGATGTTGTCCTGCGAGCCGAACTCGCCGATGTGGGACGTGCCGACGTTGAGCACCACGGAGATCCGGGGCGGCACCAACTCGCAGAGGTACCGCACGTGCCCGATCCCGCGCGCGCCCTTCTCCATCACCAGGTAACGGGTGTCCGGTCCGGCCTGCAGCGCGGTGTACGGGTGCCCCAGCTCGTTGTTGAACGAGCCGGGCGGCGCCACCGTGGCTCCGAGCCGGGTGGTGAGCTGACCGATCAGGTCCTTCGTGGTGGTCTTGCCGGACGAACCGGTCACGCCGATCACGGTCAGCTCGGGCAGCCGGTCCACCGCCGCGCGGGCCAGCCGGCCCATCGCGGTCAGAGCGTCGTCGACAAGCACCATCGGCACCCCGGGCACCTCGCGGGTGCCGAGCACCGCCACCGCCCCAGCCTGGATCGCCGTCGCCGCGTAGTCGTGCCCGTCGACCTTCTCGCCCGGGAAGGCCACGAAGAGCGAACCGGGCACCACCTTGCGCGAGTCGAACTCCACCGAGCCGGTGACGCCGGCGGCCGGGTCGGCGCCCACCAGCCGCCCGTCGACCGCGGCGGCCACCTCGGCCAGGCTCAGCGCGATCACCGCTGACCCGCCGGGTCGGAGAAGCGGGCCCGCAGCGCGTCGGCCAGCTCGACATTGTCGTCGAACGGAAACACCTCGCCCGCCACCTCCTGGCCCCGCTCGTGCCCCTTGCCGAGCAGCGCGATCACGTCGCCCGGCTCGGCCAGCCGCACCGCCTCGTCGATCGCGGCCCGCCGGCCCGCCACCTCGATGATCCGGGCGGCCGTCGCGGCCGCGTACGCCCCGGCGAGCACCTCGGCGCGGATCTCCGCCGGGTCCTCGGTCCGCGGGTTGTCGTCGGTCACCAGCACCACGTCGGCTCCCTCCGCAGCGGCGGCGCCCATCACCGGGCGCTTACCCCGGTCCCGGTCACCGCCGGCACCGATCACACAGATCAACCGGCCGACGCTCAGCTCGCGCAGCGCGGCCAGCGCGGCCACGATCGCGTCCGACTTGTGCGCGTAGTCGACGACCCCGCGCACCGGCCCGACCGAGTCGACCAGTTCCAGCCGGCCGGGCACACCACCGCAGGCGGCCACACCGTCGGCGGCGGTCGCCGGGTCGACCCCGGCACCGACCAGCACGGCGATGGCCAACAGCGCGTTGGCCACGTTGTGCCGGCCGGGCAGCGCCACCCCGGCGGACAGCACCACACCGTTCGGGCCGTGCGCGGTGAACCGCTGGGCGTACCCCTCGCCGCCCACGCCGTCGGCCCACCAGGTCGCGCCCTGGTCGCCTGCGGCCGAGTAGGTGACCGTCGCGGGCTTGTGCAGCGGCTTCAACGCCGGGTCGTCGGCGTTGAGCACCTCGACCGCGCAGCGCCCGTCGAAGAGCTGGGCCTTCGCGGCGAAGTAGTCGTCGCGGTCGGCGTGGAAGTCCAGGTGGTCGGAGCCGAAGTTGGTGTAACCCCCGACGGCGAACCGGACACCGCCCACCCGACCCATCGCCAGGGCGTGGCTGGAAACCTCCATGACCACGGCGGTGACGCCACGCTCGCGGGCGGTGGCCAGCATGGCGTGCAGGTCGGTCGCCTCGGGGGTGGTGCGCACGCTGTCGATCACCAGATCACCGAGCCGCGTCTCCACCGTGCCGATCAGTCCGGTGGTGTGGCCAGCGGCCCGCAACCCGGACTCGACCAGGTACGCCGTGGAGGTCTTTCCGGCGGTGCCGGTCACCCCGATCACGGTGAGACCCTCGGTCGGGTCGCCGTAGACGGCCGAGGCCAGCTCGCCGAGCACGGCACGCGGGTCGGGCACCACCAGGACGGGCAGGCCGCTCCCCGCCGCGAGCTGCGCACCCGCCGGGTCGGTCAGCAGGGCCACGGCACCCGCCTCGGCGGCGCCGGCGGCGAACTCCGCGCCGTGCCGACGGGCACCGGGCAGCGCCGCGTAGAGGTCTCCGGGGTGGACCTCGCGACTGGCGTGGGTGGTCCCGGTGACGACCACCGTGGCGGCGTCCGCCGGGAGGTCGACGGCGAGTCGGACGGCGAGGTCACCGAGCCGGACTCCGGTCACGGTACGTGGACGTGGATTGCCGGGCACGGCGTCAGACCCTACCCGGTCGTCCGGTCCCGGCCGTACAGCCGCCCCGGTGGTTCGTCGGCACTCACCGATGATGTCCCGCCGTCGCTGCTCAGCGCGGATAGACCACGAACTTGGGTGCGGAACCGCCGGTGGACGGCGGCACGCGATAGTGACGCAGGGTGAACTGCATCATGTCGCGGAACGCCGTGTTGGCGACCGCCGCGCCCCCACCGCCGGGCGCGTACGCGAAGACCGCGATCACGTACCGGGGGTTCTCGGCGGGAGCCATGCCGATGAAGGAGGACACCTTGTCGGTGTCAATCTTGCCGTTGACCACCCGCGAGCCGGTGCCGGTCTTGCCGGCGACCCGGTAGCCCGGGACCGCGGCGGTCACGCCGGTCGCGTGGTCGACCGTGGTGACCGCCTCCAGCATGGTGCGCAGGGCTGCCGCGTTCTGCGGGCTGAGCACCGACCGGGTGATCGGAGCCGGCGCGGGCGTGCGCTTGCCGTCCGGGCTGATCACCTCCTTGATGAGGTGCGGCTGCACGTACGTGCCGTTGTTGGCGATGGCGGCGTACGCGGCGGCCATCTGCAGCGGTGTGGCGTCGACGCTGTGCCCGATCGGCACCGACCCGTGCGACGATCCGCTCCACTCGTCGGCCGGCAGCAGTCGCCCGCTGGCCTCCCCCGGCATCCCCTCGCCGGTCGGCTTGCCCAGCCCGAACCGCTTCTGGTAATCGATCAACCGGTCCTTGCCGAGCTTCTCGGCGATGGTGATGGTGCCGACGTTCGACGAGTAGGCGAGCATCCCGGGGATGCTCATCCGTTTGCCGTCGGCCGGATGCGTGTCGGAGAACCAGGTGTCACCCATCTTGATGTTGTTGGCGATGGGCAGCGTGGTGTCCGGGGTGATCACCCCCTCCTGCAGGGCCGCGCCGTAGGTGATCGCCTTGTGCACCGAGCCGGGGTCGACGACGAAACTGGTCGCCGCGTCCTCGCGGGCGACCGGGTCGCTCGGCAGCGGCTTCGCCGCGCTGTAGGTGGGATTGCTGGCCTGGGCCAGGACCGCACCGGAGGGAATCTCGATGATCACGGCCGCGCCGGTGCCGCCGCGCAGCTTGGCCATGCCCTCGCTGAGGATCTGCTGCGTCCGGAACTGCAGGTCACGATCGATGGTGAGGGCCAGCGAGCTGCCCGGCTTGGCGGGTGTGGTCCGGCTGTAGCCACCCGGGATCGCCGCGTCGAGGTCACGGCGGCCGGCCTCGTACACCCGCTTGCCGTCCTGCCCGGCGAGCACGTCGTCGTAGCGGGCCTCCAGCCCTTCCAGCCCGGCCATGTCCTGACTGGTGAAGCCGATCAGGTTGGCCGCCAGGTCACCGCCGGGCACGTCGCGGCGTTCGTCGCGGTGCACCCCGATCCCGGGCAGCTCCAGCGCCTGCACCTGCTTGGCGGTCGAGATCTCCACCCCCCGGGCCAGGTACACGAATCGGGACGCGTTGCCGCTCTCCAGCTTGCGGGGCTTGAGCAGCTCGGCGAGCTTCGACGCCGGGATGGCGAGCAGCGGTGAGAGCGCCTTGGCGGTGCCGGCCTGGTCCTTGACCTCGGTGGGGTCGGCGAACACGTAGCGCGCCTCGACGCTGCGGGCCAGCGGCGCGCCGGTGCTGTCGTAGATCGCTCCCCGCGGCGCGGGTAACTCGACCGTGCGGGTGCGGGCGGCGGTGCCGCCGCCGGCGTACGCCGGGGTGTCGACCGCCTGGAGGAAGATCAGCCGAATTCCGATGGTGGCGAACAGTGTCAGGGCGAGCGCGGTACCCAGCCGCAGCCGCAGCCGCGAGTCGGCCAGCTTCGGCGGGCGCGGTGGCTTGCGGGACGGCCGCCGGGCCGCCGGGCGGTCGGTGCGCCGAGGTGCGCGCGGCGTGGTCCGGCGACGCGGCGGCGGCTCGTCGACGCCCGGCCCACGGGGGGTACGCGGCGCGACGGTGCGCACCACGCCGCCACGTCCAGCGGCCGGGGCGTCGCGCCGACCGGCCCGGGCGGCGGCCCGACCGCCGTCGAGCACCTGCAACGCCGGCCGAAACGGGTCACCGGACCGGGTGCTGCGCGGCGTACGCCGTTGCTCGGCGCCCACACTGCGGGGTGGGGTGCCGCGCTCCTCGCGGACGGTCCGGCCCCTCGGCGTGTACGCCCGAGCGCCGGAGATGCCCCCGATGCCCGACTCGCCGTTGCGCGGCTCGCCGTCGGTGGGGCCTGCCTCACGTGAAGAACCGCGCCGGGCCCCTTTGGGGTCCCGGCGCGGCTCGTCCGACCTTGGTGCCACCGGTCAGCCTCCCGCACCCTGACTGGTCACCGACGGCTGGCCGCTCGCCGGCTGCGGCACGCCCAGAGGCAGCTTGCCGTCCGGCAGCCGGACGAAGCCCGGCTCGCCGGCGTCCACCAGACCCAGCCGCCGCGCCTCGGCGGTCAGGTTGCCCGGCGCCTCGCGGTCGGCGATCTGCTTGTCGAGCTGCTGCTTCTCCACGTCCAGTCGAGCCTGCTGCTGCTGCAGCCGCTCCAGCCGGAACGCGTTCTCATTGATCTTGGTGTTGACCGCCAGGATGCCGAGCACCCCACCAACCACCAGCACCACGATCAGTGCCGCGAACGGCGCGCGCGGCACCGACACCGGCGGCGGCGGCGCCACCCGCAGCCGCGGCGGGCGGGCGCTGGCGGCGCTGCCGGCCTTCTCGACCGGCCGCAGCGCGGCGGCGCCCTGGGTCGGGAACTCGCGCGCCCCCCGGGCGCGAGTCTCCCCCTGCCGGTTCACTCGATCGATGCGTGGCGTACCGTTTCCGAGGCGCGGAGCCCGCTCCGCCGCGGTCCGGCCCCCCGACCGCGGTGCGCGCTGCCCGCCGCCGGTGACGTCCCGGCGGTCGCGCTTGTCAATGTTCATGTCCCTCCCCCTCAACATCCGTCCCTCTGCCGTCCCGGCGCCCCTGACCCCCCACGGATCAGGCGGACCCGGTGCCCGGTTGGTGCATTCCCTTCACCCGTCGGCGAGACCGTTCGCGGTCGGTCCGCCCAAGCTCTGTCGCATTCGGGTCGAGCCGTTCCGCTGCCCGCAGCCGCACCGATGCGGCGCGCGGGTTCGCGGCGACCTCCGCTTCCCCGGGCAGTTCCGCGCCCCGGCTGAGCAGCCGGAACGTCGGACCCGACCCGGGAAGCTCGACCGGGAGGTCGATCGGGCCCTTGTTGCGGACCCGATCCGCGAGCGCCACCTTGGTGAGCCTGTCCTCCAGCGAGTGGTAGGACAGGACCACCATGCGACCGCCCACGGTCAGTGCGTCGAGTGCGGACGGCAACGCTGTCTCCAGCGCTGCCAGCTCTCTGTTTACCTCGATCCGTAAAGCCTGAAACGTTCTCTTTGCCGGGTGTCCACCCGTTCGTCGGGCTGGTGCCGGAATCGAGTCCCGAACCAGCTCCGCCAACAGGGCCGACGAGGTGATCCGGGCACGTTCCCGCTCCCGGATGATCGCCGAGGCGATCCGGCCGGCGAACTTCTCCTCGCCGTAGACCCGCAGCACCCGGGCCAGGTCCGGATGCGCGTAGGTGTTGACCACCTCTTCGGCGGTCACCCCCCGGGTCTGGTCCATCCGCATGTCCAGTGGAGCGTCCTGGGCGTACGCGAACCCGCGGTCGGGCGCGTCCAACTGCAACGACGAGACACCCAGGTCGAACAGGATCCCGTCGATGCCCGGATAGCCCAGCCGCTCCAACACGTCGGGCAGTTCGTCGTAGACGGCGTGCTCCAGGTGCACCCGATCGGCGAACCGGGCCAGCCGGACCCGCGCGTGAGCGAGTGCCTCGGTGTCCCGGTCGAGCCCGATCAGGACCGTCTCCGGGTGCGCCTCGAGCACCGCCTCCGCGTGCCCGGCCAGGCCCAGCGTCGCGTCGACGTGGACCGTACGGCCGCCTCGACCCAGCGCGGGGGCCAGCAGCTCAAGACACCGCTCGAGCAGCACCGGCACGTGCGTGCCGCGCAACTCCCCCATGTTGACCCCCACTGGTTGAAACGTCCGTTCTCCTCGTGCGCCTGTCGTCGGACGGCGCTGCCGTCGTACCGCCAGATCCCCATCCGCTCCCGCCGGACACCGGATCGTCGCCCGATGACTGGATCGTGCGCCTGGCACCGGGGAAGTGATGCCAGGAACTCGAAAGCGGCTGGAGATCTCGCAGTACGTCGGGCGCCGTTCGCCCTACAGACCGCCGGGCAGCACCCCCTCCTCGATGTCGGCGAAGTCGTCTTCGCTGTCGGCGAGGTAGGTCTCCCAGGCGACCTTGTCCCAGATCTCCACCCGCGTGCTCGCGCCGATCACCACCAACTCGCGGTCCAGCGCGGCGTACGCCCGCAGGTGGGCGGGAATGGTCACCCGGCCCTGCTTGTCTGGAACCTCGTCGTGCGCGCTGGCGAAGAAGACCCGGCTGTAGGCCCGGGCCGCCTTGTGCGTCATCGGCTGCGCGCGCAACTGCTCCGCGATTCGCTGGAACTCAGGGGTCGGGAAGACGTAGAGGCAGCGCTCCTGCCCTTTGGTGACCACGACACCCCCCGCCAGCTCATCCCGAAACTTGGCCGGAAGGATCAACCGGCCCTTTTCGTCCAGGCGTGGAGTGTGGGTGCCGAGGAACATCGGCCCTTACCCCCTCGCCCCTGAGCGGCGTTCGCGGCGCCGCTGACCCCCCGGGCCGGTGAGCCCTCCCGGCCTCACCATTGGTCCCCACTCTACTCCACTTCCCTCCACCTGCAACCAGAATCGCCCGCGTGGCGTGCCCGATGGGAGGGCAAAAGCGCACGTCACAAGGGGTGGAGTGGAGTGGAGGGGCACGGCGCCCCTCCGGCGTGGTCCGCTTTCCGACATAGATCGACTCCGTCCGGCCGACGCCCACCTGGCCGCCCGCGCGGCCACCACGGCCGAACGGTTCACCGTCGGCGGCGATCTGGTGAGGCGGGCGGTCCGGTAACCTCGCTCGCGTGACGGACGCGAAAATGCCCCTACGGGCCAAGGTGGCCAGCTCCGTGTCACGGACCGCCGCGGCGCTCTCCCGGGCGGCCGGCCGTGGCGACGGTTCGGTGATCGGCGGGTGGATCGGCCTGAAGATCGACCCCGACCTGCTGGCCCACCTGTCGGCCGGGCGTGCGATCGCGCTCGTCTCCGGCACCAACGGCAAGACCACCACCACCCGGTTGACCTCCGCCGCGGTCGGCGTACTCGGCCGGGTCGCTACCAACTCGTTCGGCGCCAACATGCCCAGTGGGCACACGTCGGCGCTGGCCAAGGCCGGCAGCACCCCGTACGCGGTGCTGGAGGTCGACGAGCACTACCTGGCCCAGGTGCTGGAGGCGACCGAGCCGCACGTGGTCGCGCTGCTCAACCTCTCCCGCGACCAGCTCGACCGCGCCAAGGAGGTCGCCATGATGGCGCAGCTCTGGCGCGCGGCGCTGGTCCGGCACACCGACGTACGGGTGGTGGCCAACGCCGACGACCCGCTGGTGGTGTGGGCGGCCACCCCGCCGGGCGACCCCGCCCGGGGCATCCACCCGCCGCACGTGACGTGGTTCAGTGCCGGCCAGCGCTGGCACGACGACTCCTGGGTCTGCCCCGAGTGCGGCTCCACCATCCAGCGCTCCGGCGAGCAGTGGTGGTGCACCGGCTGCCCGCTGCGCCGACCGGAGCCGCACTGGGTCGTCGAGGACGAGGGCGTGCTCGACCCCACCGGCGCCTGGCACAAGGTCTCCCTCCAACTACCCGGCAAGGTCAACCTCGGCAACGCGGCGACCGCGCTGGCGGTGGCCGCCGAGTTCGGCGTCCGCCCGGTCGACGCGGTGTCCCGCCTCGGCATCGTCACCTCGGTGGCCGGCCGCTACGCGCAGGTCGACAAGGACGGGCGCAACATCCGGCTGCTGCTGGCCAAGAACCCGGCCAGTTGGCTGGAGGCGTTCGACATGGCCGACGACGCGCCTACCCTGCTCTCCATCAACGCGCGCGACCCCGACGGCCTGGACACCTCCTGGCTCTACGACGTCGACTTCGCCCCGCTCCGTGGCCGGCAGGTGTTGATCACCGGCGACCGGGCATACGACCTGGCGGTTCGGCTGGACGTCAACGACGTGCCGTTCCAGCACGTCCGCACGTTCGCCGACGCGCTCCGGTCGGTCCCGCCCGGGCGGTTGGAGGTCATCGCGAACTACACCGCGTTCCAGGACATCCGAGCGGAGTTGGACCGTGTCATCTGAGAGTCTGCGCATCGTCTGGATCTACCCCGACCTGCTCTCCACCTACGGAGACCGGGGCAACGCCCTGATCCTCGCCCGTCGGGCCCGCCAACGCGGCATGCCGGTCGAGGTCCTGGAGGTCCGCTCCGACCAGCAACTGCCGGCGACCGCCGACATCTACCTGGTCGGCGGCGGCGAGGACGGCCCGCAGGCGCTGGGCGCCCAGCGCCTGCTCGCCGACGGCGGTCTGCACCGGGCGGTCGCTCAGGGTTCCGTGGTGTTCGGCGTCTGCGCCGGCTACCAACTGCTCGGCACCTCCTTCTTCGCCAAGGGCGTGCAGTGCCGTGGTCTGGAGCTGCTCGACCTGCAGTCCGACCGGGGCGAGAGCCGGGCCGTCGGCGAGCTGGCCGGCGAGATCGACCCCCGGCTGGGCCTGCCCCCGCTGACCGGTTTCGAGAACCACGGCGGGCGCACCCACCTCGGCCCGGAGGTCTCCCCGCTGGCCCGGGTCACCGCCGGGGTGGGCAACGACGGTGCCACCGAGGGCGCGTGGCGCGGCAAGCTGCTCGGCACCTACTCGCACGGCCCGGCGCTGGCCCGCAACCCGGCCCTGGCCGACCTGCTGCTGCGCTGGGCCACCGGAGCACACCAGCTCCCGCCGCTGGACGACACCTGGTCGGACCGGCTCCGCAACGAGCGCCGCTCCTCAGTGGTCGCCGCCCGGGCATGATCCGTGCCGTCCGGCGGCTGCTCCGGCAGCCGCCGGCCGCCCGGTTCGCCCTGCTCGTGCTGCTGATCGGCGGCTGTGGGCTGCTGCTGCTCCTGGTGCCCCGGCCGGATCCGGAGCAGCTGCCGCTGCTGGCCGACCGGCTGGGTGACCTCGCCCCGGTGGCCGCGATCCTCGGCGGCGCGCTGCTGCTGGTCGCGCTGGTCCCCCGGACCTTCATCACACTCGCCGCCGGTGCGATCTTCGGCCCGTTGGAGGGTGCCGCGTACGCTCTCGGCGCCGCGCTGGTGGCCGCGGCGATCGGGTTCACGGTCGGCCGGCTGCTCGGCCGGGAGTTCGTCGCCGTTCGGGTCCGTGGTCGCCTGGCCCGCCTCGACGGCTGGTTCGCCCGGCAGAGCGTGGTCGGTGTGATCACCGTCCGGCTGCTGCCGATCGCCGGCTTCGGGTTGGTCAGCTACGGCTACGGCACGACCGGAGCCCGGGTGCTGCCGTTCCTGGCCGGCAGTGTCATCGCGTCCGCGCCGACCGCCTTCGGCTACGCGGCGATCGGCGCGGCCGTCAGCTCACCCGGCCACGTCAACTGGTACGCCGCCGCACCGTCCAGCCTCGGTCTGATCGCCAGCCTGGTGCTCGTACACAAGTGGTGGCGCGCCGAACGCCGCCGCCGCTCCATGCTGGTCTGACGTAGGCGCAGCAACCACAACTGGCTGCTCAACCACCTCCGCACCCTGGTGGCGGTGTCGACCGCCTGAGTCGCTGCCGCACCTCCGAGTCGGTGTGCGGCGGCCGGCGGAGGATGCGCCGGAGAGGGTTATGACTCAGAGGTATAAATATGCCTCTGAGTCATAACCCTCAACGCGGTGTCCGCCTCCGTGGACGTCACGATGCGTATCGGTCGCGCCGGACCGCCCGCTGCCCAGACCGACAGGGGCGTCAGGCGACGACCGAGACCATCCGGCCCTTGACCACGATGACCTTGCGCGGTTCCTTGCCGTTCAGGGTCGCCGCCACCGCGTCCAGGGCCGCCGCGCGGACGGTCTCCTCCGCGGCGTCGGCGGGAACCTCGATGCGGCCACGGACCTTCCCGTTGACCTGCACCGGATAGGTCACCGTGTCGGCTACCAGCAGCGCCGGGTCGGCGGTCGGAAAGTCCGCGTACGTCAGCGAGGTGTCGTGGCCCAGCTTGCGCCACAGCTCCTCGGCCAGGTGCGGGGCGAACGGCGCCACCATCAGCACCAGCGGTTCGGCCACCTCACGGGGCGTGGCCGACAGCTGGGTCAACCCGTTGGTCAGCTCGATCAGCTTGGCGATCGCAGTGTTGAACCGGATGCCGTCCATGTCGCCACGGACTCCGTCGATGACCTTGTGCAGCAACCGGCGGGTCGCCTCGTCGGCCGGGTCCTCGGTGACCCGCAGCGCGCCGGTCTGCTCGTCGACGACGGCCCGCCAGACCCGCTGCAGGAAGCGGTACGAACCGACCACCGCCCGGGTCTCCCAGGGGCGGGACACCTCCAGCGGGCCCATCGACATCTCGTACACCCGGAAGGTGTCCGCACCGTAGGCGGCGCACATGTCGTCGGGGGTCACCACGTTCTTCAGCGACTTGCCCATCTTGCCGTACTCACGGTTGACCGTCAGGTCGCCCAGGTAGTAAGCGCCGTCGCGCTCCGTGACCTCCTCGGCCTGCACGTAGCTGCCGCGCGAGTCGGTGTACGCGTACGCCTGGATCATGCCCTGGTTGAACAGCTTGCGGAACGGCTCGAACGACGACACGTGCCCCAGGTCGAACAGCACCTTGTGCCAGAAGCGCGCGTACAGCAGGTGCAGTACGGCGTGCTCGGCGCCGCCGACGTACAGGTCGGTGCCCCCACAGTCGCCGTCGCCGCGCGGACCCATCCAGTAGCGCTCGTTCTCGGCGTCGACGAACCGCGCGCTGTTGGTCGGGTCCAGATAGCGCAGCTCGTACCAGCACGAGCCGGCCCACTGCGGCATCACGTTGGTCTCCCGGGTGTAGCGCTTCGGCCCGTCACCCAGGTCCAGCTCGACCTCGACCCAGTCGCGTCGCCGGGACAGCGGCGTCTCCGGGTTGCTGTTCGCGTCGTCGGCGTCGAACGTCTTCGGGGAGAAGTCGTCCACCTCCGGCAGCTCGACCGGCAGCATCTCCTCCGGCAGGGCGATCGCCGCGCCGGTCTCGTCGTAGACGATCGGGAACGGCTCACCCCAGTAGCGCTGGCGCGAGAACAGCCAGTCACGCAGCCGGTAGGTCACCGCGCCGGTGCCGTGCCCGTTCGCCTCCAGCCAGGCGATGATCGCGGCCTTGGCGTCGGCGACCCCCAGGCCGTTCAGGTCCAGGCCGCGCTCGGGTGCGGCGCTGTTGATCGCCGGGCCGTCCCCGGTGTACGCCTTACCGTCGAAGCCCTCCGCGGGCTGCACGGTACGCACGATGGGCAGCTCGAAGACCTCGGCGAACGCCCAGTCCCGTTCGTCCTGGGCCGGCACCGCCATGATCGCGCCGGTGCCGTAACCGGCCAGCACGTAGTCGGCGATGAAGATCGGGATCTGCCCGCCGGTGACCGGGTTGGTGGCGTACGCGCCGATGAAGACGCCGGTCTTCTCCTTGGTGTCGGACTGCCGCTCGACGTCGGTCTTGGCCGCCGCCGCCTTGCGGTACGCCTCGACGGCCTCCCGGGGGCTGGTGTGTCCGCCGGTCCAGGTGTCCCTCGTCCCGTCCGGCCACGCGGCCGGCACCAGCGCGTCGACCAGTTCGTGCTCGGGCGCCAGCACCATGTAGGTGGCGCCGAAGACGGTGTCCGGTCGGGTCGTGAACACCCGCACCGGCTCCGTCGCGGTGGGGAAGTCGACGTGGGCGCCGGTGGAGCGGCCGATCCAGTTGCGCTGCATCAGCTTGATCGGCTCGGGCCAGTCCAGGCTGTCCAGATCGTCCAGCAGCCGATCGCCGTACGCGGTGATCCGCATCTTCCACTGCTTCAGGTTGCGCTTGAAGACCGGGAAGTTGCCCCGGTCGGAGCGACCGTCGGCGGTGACCTCCTCGTTGGCCAGCACGGTGCCCAGCCCGGGGCACCAGTTCACCGGGGCCTGCGAGACGTACGCCAGGCGGTGGTCGTCGACGACTTCGCGGCGCTCGGCGACGCTCAGCTCGGCCCAGGCGCGGCCGTCCGGGGTGGGTCGGTTACCGCCCTCGAACTCGGCGATCAGCTCGGCGATCGGGCGGGCTCGCCCCGCGTCGCGGTCGTACCAGGA
The nucleotide sequence above comes from Micromonospora luteifusca. Encoded proteins:
- the mraY gene encoding phospho-N-acetylmuramoyl-pentapeptide-transferase, which translates into the protein MRAVIVAIGVAFLVSLFCTPIAIKVFTRLKAGQPIRSDGPAMHQGKKGTPTMGGVVFILATVIAYVAGHLALTTLPDLQIAQVEPTITALVLLGLMVFSGAVGFIDDFLKVRKRNSAGLNKRGKLLGQILVGAVFGVVALYFPSTMTDATGRATNTETVGSTTLSFIRDIDALQVSKVGAVIIFIFVVMAATNGVNLTDGLDGLATGASVMVLAAYALIAFWQYRHWCADPSYKQPYCYAVRDPLEIALIAGAAAGACVGFLWWNTSPARIFMGDTGALGLGGLIAGMAMSTRTILLLPIIGGLFVIITMSVVIQIISFKTTGKRVFRMSPLQHHFELAGWSEVNIVVRFWIIAGIGVAIALGLFYSEFLANMT
- a CDS encoding UDP-N-acetylmuramoyl-tripeptide--D-alanyl-D-alanine ligase, which codes for MIALSLAEVAAAVDGRLVGADPAAGVTGSVEFDSRKVVPGSLFVAFPGEKVDGHDYAATAIQAGAVAVLGTREVPGVPMVLVDDALTAMGRLARAAVDRLPELTVIGVTGSSGKTTTKDLIGQLTTRLGATVAPPGSFNNELGHPYTALQAGPDTRYLVMEKGARGIGHVRYLCELVPPRISVVLNVGTSHIGEFGSQDNIALAKGELVEALPSDGLAVLNADDPRVDAMASRTGARVVRYGEAPDADVRAEDVTLDERGHPSYTLVTPEGRVSVRLGLTGRHQVGNTLAAAAVARELGMPLADLAAALGELGLVSTRRMDVFDRPDGVTVIDDSYNANPASMAVAVRALASIGQGRRTVAVLGYMAELGPFEYDGHAEVGQLVAELGVDRLLVVGEPAAPIHEGATAVANWGGESVLLTDQAAAVEVLRGELRPGDVVLVKGSRYRTWEVADALRADADGEPTR
- a CDS encoding UDP-N-acetylmuramoyl-L-alanyl-D-glutamate--2,6-diaminopimelate ligase, with the translated sequence MPGNPRPRTVTGVRLGDLAVRLAVDLPADAATVVVTGTTHASREVHPGDLYAALPGARRHGAEFAAGAAEAGAVALLTDPAGAQLAAGSGLPVLVVPDPRAVLGELASAVYGDPTEGLTVIGVTGTAGKTSTAYLVESGLRAAGHTTGLIGTVETRLGDLVIDSVRTTPEATDLHAMLATARERGVTAVVMEVSSHALAMGRVGGVRFAVGGYTNFGSDHLDFHADRDDYFAAKAQLFDGRCAVEVLNADDPALKPLHKPATVTYSAAGDQGATWWADGVGGEGYAQRFTAHGPNGVVLSAGVALPGRHNVANALLAIAVLVGAGVDPATAADGVAACGGVPGRLELVDSVGPVRGVVDYAHKSDAIVAALAALRELSVGRLICVIGAGGDRDRGKRPVMGAAAAEGADVVLVTDDNPRTEDPAEIRAEVLAGAYAAATAARIIEVAGRRAAIDEAVRLAEPGDVIALLGKGHERGQEVAGEVFPFDDNVELADALRARFSDPAGQR
- a CDS encoding peptidoglycan D,D-transpeptidase FtsI family protein, coding for MAPRSDEPRRDPKGARRGSSREAGPTDGEPRNGESGIGGISGARAYTPRGRTVREERGTPPRSVGAEQRRTPRSTRSGDPFRPALQVLDGGRAAARAGRRDAPAAGRGGVVRTVAPRTPRGPGVDEPPPRRRTTPRAPRRTDRPAARRPSRKPPRPPKLADSRLRLRLGTALALTLFATIGIRLIFLQAVDTPAYAGGGTAARTRTVELPAPRGAIYDSTGAPLARSVEARYVFADPTEVKDQAGTAKALSPLLAIPASKLAELLKPRKLESGNASRFVYLARGVEISTAKQVQALELPGIGVHRDERRDVPGGDLAANLIGFTSQDMAGLEGLEARYDDVLAGQDGKRVYEAGRRDLDAAIPGGYSRTTPAKPGSSLALTIDRDLQFRTQQILSEGMAKLRGGTGAAVIIEIPSGAVLAQASNPTYSAAKPLPSDPVAREDAATSFVVDPGSVHKAITYGAALQEGVITPDTTLPIANNIKMGDTWFSDTHPADGKRMSIPGMLAYSSNVGTITIAEKLGKDRLIDYQKRFGLGKPTGEGMPGEASGRLLPADEWSGSSHGSVPIGHSVDATPLQMAAAYAAIANNGTYVQPHLIKEVISPDGKRTPAPAPITRSVLSPQNAAALRTMLEAVTTVDHATGVTAAVPGYRVAGKTGTGSRVVNGKIDTDKVSSFIGMAPAENPRYVIAVFAYAPGGGGAAVANTAFRDMMQFTLRHYRVPPSTGGSAPKFVVYPR